A region from the Vicia villosa cultivar HV-30 ecotype Madison, WI linkage group LG3, Vvil1.0, whole genome shotgun sequence genome encodes:
- the LOC131662399 gene encoding uncharacterized protein LOC131662399, which produces MSSLPHYLSMNSAFGVGGATALSHSSVANSQSPAGNRDRSMASSEQLVLELSTPELRENALLELSKKREQFQDLAPLLWNSFGTIAALLQEIVSIYPVLSPPNLTPAQSNRVCNALALLQCVASHPDTRMLFLNAHIPLYLYPFLNTTSKSRPFEYLRLTSLGVIGALVKVDDTEVISFLLSTEIIPLCLRTMEMGSELSKTVATFIVQKILLDDVGLDYICTTAERFFAVGRVLGNMVAALAEQPSSRLLKHIIRCYLRLSDNPRACDALRSCLPDMLRDATFSSCLREDPTTRKWLQQLLHNVGGNRVPALQGGGGFDHLMVN; this is translated from the exons ATGTCGAGTTTGCCCCATTATCTGTCTATGAACTCTGCATTCGGTGTTGGTGGTGCTACTGCTCTTTCTCATTCTTCCGTTGCTAACTCTCAATCTCCCGCCGGTAACCGGGATCGGAGCATGGCTTCTTCTGAACAACTCGTTCTCGAACTCAGTACCCCAGAGCTTCGTGAAAATGCTCTTCTCGAACTCTCTAAG AAGAGAGAGCAATTTCAAGATCTTGCTCCCTTGCTATGGAATTCATTTGGCACTATTGCAGCACTTTTGCAG gaaatagtGTCGATATACCCAGTGCTATCACCACCCAATCTCACTCCTGCACAATCAAATCGAGTGTGCAATGCCCTTGCTCTTCTTCAG TGCGTAGCATCTCACCCGGATACAAGGATGCTATTCCTCAACG cTCATATTCCATTGTATCTGTACCCCTTCCTGAACACCACAAGTAAGTCAAGACCTTTTGAGTACTTGAGGCTGACTAGTCTTGGTGTCATTGGTGCATTAGTGAAG GTCGATGATACCGAGGTTATTAGTTTTCTGCTTTCTACTGAAATAATTCCACTATGCCTGCGCACTATGGAAATGGGGAGCGAGCTCTCCAAAACA GTTGCAACATTTATTGTTCAAAAGATTCTGTTAGATGACGTGGGCTTGGACTACATCTGTACTACTGCTGAGCGTTTCTTTGCAGTAGGTCGAGTTCTTGGAAATATGGTGGCAGCTCTTGCTGAGCAACCATCATCTCGTCTGTTGAAGCATATCATTCGATGCTATCTTCGCCTGTCAGATAACCCAAG GGCTTGTGACGCACTAAGAAGCTGTCTTCCAGACATGTTAAGAGACGCTACTTTCAGCAGCTGCTTACGT GAGGACCCCACAACTAGGAAGTGGCTGCAACAATTGCTGCACAATGTTGGAGGGAATCGGGTTCCCGCACTTCAAGGTGGAGGAGGTTTTGATCATCTAATGGTGAATTGA